In Labeo rohita strain BAU-BD-2019 chromosome 16, IGBB_LRoh.1.0, whole genome shotgun sequence, one DNA window encodes the following:
- the prss35 gene encoding inactive serine protease 35 codes for MGPVPLTLLLCISALAVLVSAAVDEPTSDDDYTWPQRKVPLVQEKQTVHLGNSDFLAKPQTELHGICGIECQRGLPEPSLNDLEQLLSYETMYENGTRTLTTVTVQELNVSDNWMGASGSRTRRRREVYGTDTRFTIADKQYSLKYPFSTSVKISTGCSGVLVSPKHVLTAAHCIHNGTDYLDGVQKLSVGVLKERSRRKGKGRKGKGRKGKGQRKQKEEEDEEEINDNIEIEEKQERKGKGKGRRSRSRRSTTSEQPSFRWTRVKQMQVPKGWFKGISENVVADYDYAILELKRAQKTKYMDLGVIPSIKKLPAGRIHFSGFDDDRPGNLVYRFCSVSEESNDLLYQYCDAKPGSSGSGVYIRLKEPGKKKWKRKIVGVFSGHQWVDVNGMQQDYNVAVRITPPKYAQICLWVHGDSSQCRRT; via the coding sequence ATGGGCCCGGTACCCTTAACGCTCCTGCTTTGCATCTCAGCACTGGCTGTGCTGGTGTCTGCAGCAGTGGACGAACCCACAAGTGACGATGACTACACCTGGCCACAGAGGAAAGTACCACTGGTACAAGAAAAGCAAACGGTGCATCTgggcaattctgattttttagcCAAGCCACAGACTGAGCTCCATGGAATATGTGGCATTGAGTGCCAACGGGGTCTCCCGGAACCCAGTCTGAATGATCTGGAGCAGCTACTGTCCTACGAGACCATGTACGAAAACGGCACCCGCACACTCACCACCGTCACCGTACAGGAGTTAAACGTGAGCGACAACTGGATGGGAGCTTCTGGATCACGTACTCGACGCAGACGAGAAGTCTACGGCACGGACACACGGTTTACCATCGCTGACAAGCAGTACTCCTTGAAGTATCCGTTCTCTACGTCTGTGAAGATCTCCACGGGGTGTTCTGGTGTGCTGGTGTCACCCAAGCACGTCCTGACTGCCGCTCATTGCATCCACAATGGTACGGACTACCTGGATGGGGTGCAGAAACTCAGTGTCGGCGTGCTGAAAGAACGTTCACGTCGGAAAGGGAAGGGACGGAAAGGGAAAGGTCGGAAAGGTAAAGGACAGAGGAAGCAAAAAGAAGAAGAGGACGAGGAGGAGATCAATGACAATATAGAGATTGAAGAGAAGCAGGAGAGGAAGGGAAAAGGCAAAGGCAGGAGAAGCCGTAGTAGGCGCAGCACCACCTCCGAACAGCCTTCGTTCCGATGGACCCGGGTGAAACAGATGCAGGTGCCGAAGGGCTGGTTTAAAGGAATCTCGGAAAACGTCGTGGCTGATTATGACTATGCCATCCTGGAGCTTAAAAGGGCTCAGAAGACCAAGTACATGGATCTAGGTGTCATCCCTTCCATTAAGAAGCTGCCTGCAGGACGTATCCATTTCTCAGGATTTGATGACGACCGACCAGGCAACCTGGTGTACCGTTTCTGCTCCGTGTCTGAGGAGTCCAACGACTTGCTGTACCAGTATTGTGATGCCAAACCTGGCTCCAGCGGCTCGGGGGTCTACATTCGACTCAAAGAGCCTGGCAAGAAGAAGTGGAAGCGGAAGATCGTTGGAGTGTTCTCGGGTCACCAGTGGGTGGATGTTAACGGGATGCAGCAGGATTACAACGTAGCCGTGCGAATCACGCCCCCCAAGTACGCACAAATCTGCCTCTGGGTCCATGGGGACTCCAGCCAGTGTCGGCGCACCTGA